The following proteins are co-located in the Eptesicus fuscus isolate TK198812 chromosome 9, DD_ASM_mEF_20220401, whole genome shotgun sequence genome:
- the MTFR1L gene encoding mitochondrial fission regulator 1-like isoform X1 yields MSGMEANATIPIWQNKPHGAARSVVRRIGTNLPLKPCPRASFETLPNVSDLCLRDVPPVPTLADIAWIAADEEETYARVRSDTRPLRHTWKPSPLIVMQRNASVPNLRGSEERLLALKKPALPALSRTTELQDELSHLRSQIAKIVAADTASASLTPDFLSPGSSNVSSPLPCFGSSFHSTTSFVISDITEETEVEVPELPSVPLCSASPECCKPEHKATCSSSEEDDCISLSKASSFADMMGILKDFHRMKQSQDLNRSLLKEEDPAILISEVLRRKFALKEEDFSRKGN; encoded by the exons ATGTCGGGAATGGAAGCCAATGCG ACCATCCCAATCTGGCAAAATAAACCGCATGGGGCTGCTCGCAGTGTGGTGAGAAGAATTGGGACCAATCTGCCCCTGAAGCCATGTCCTCGGGCATCCTTTGAG ACCCTGCCCAATGTCTCTGATCTGTGTCTGAGAGATGTGCCCCCAGTCCCTACTTTGGCTGACATCGCCTGGATCGCTGCAGATGAAGAGGAGACATACGCCCGGGTCAG GAGTGACACACGCCCGCTGAGGCACACTTGGAAGCCCAGCCCTCTGATTGTCATGCAGCGCAATGCCTCAGTGCCCAACCTGCGTGGGTCCGAGGAGAGGCTCCTGGCCTTGAAGAAGCCAGCCCTGCCGGCCCTGAGCCGCACCACAGAGCTGCAGGATGAGCTGAGCCACCTGCGCAGCCAGATTGCTAAGATCGTGGCAGCTGATACAG CTTCGGCTTCATTAACGCCAGATTTCTTATCTCCAGGAAGTTCAAATGTCTCTTCTCCCTTACCTTGTTTTGGATCCTCATTCCACTCTACAACTTCCTTTGTCATTAGTGACATCACTGAGGAGACCGAGGTAGAGGTCCCCGAGCTTCCATCAGTCCCCCTTTGTTCTGCCAGCCCTGAATGTTGCAAACCGGAACACAAAGCTACCTGCAGCTCATCTGAAGAGGATGACTGTATCTCTCTGTCCAAGGCCAGCAGCTTTGCAGATATGATGGGGATCCTGAAGGACTTTCACCGGATGAAACAGAGTCAAGATCT GAACCGGAGTTTACTGAAGGAGGAGGACCCTGCCATCCTTATCTCTGAGGTCCTAAGAAGGAAGTTTGCTCTGAAGGAAGAAGATTTCAGTAGAAAAGGAAACTGA
- the MTFR1L gene encoding mitochondrial fission regulator 1-like isoform X2, with product MSGMEANATIPIWQNKPHGAARSVVRRIGTNLPLKPCPRASFETLPNVSDLCLRDVPPVPTLADIAWIAADEEETYARVRSDTRPLRHTWKPSPLIVMQRNASVPNLRGSEERLLALKKPALPALSRTTELQDELSHLRSQIAKIVAADTGSSNVSSPLPCFGSSFHSTTSFVISDITEETEVEVPELPSVPLCSASPECCKPEHKATCSSSEEDDCISLSKASSFADMMGILKDFHRMKQSQDLNRSLLKEEDPAILISEVLRRKFALKEEDFSRKGN from the exons ATGTCGGGAATGGAAGCCAATGCG ACCATCCCAATCTGGCAAAATAAACCGCATGGGGCTGCTCGCAGTGTGGTGAGAAGAATTGGGACCAATCTGCCCCTGAAGCCATGTCCTCGGGCATCCTTTGAG ACCCTGCCCAATGTCTCTGATCTGTGTCTGAGAGATGTGCCCCCAGTCCCTACTTTGGCTGACATCGCCTGGATCGCTGCAGATGAAGAGGAGACATACGCCCGGGTCAG GAGTGACACACGCCCGCTGAGGCACACTTGGAAGCCCAGCCCTCTGATTGTCATGCAGCGCAATGCCTCAGTGCCCAACCTGCGTGGGTCCGAGGAGAGGCTCCTGGCCTTGAAGAAGCCAGCCCTGCCGGCCCTGAGCCGCACCACAGAGCTGCAGGATGAGCTGAGCCACCTGCGCAGCCAGATTGCTAAGATCGTGGCAGCTGATACAG GAAGTTCAAATGTCTCTTCTCCCTTACCTTGTTTTGGATCCTCATTCCACTCTACAACTTCCTTTGTCATTAGTGACATCACTGAGGAGACCGAGGTAGAGGTCCCCGAGCTTCCATCAGTCCCCCTTTGTTCTGCCAGCCCTGAATGTTGCAAACCGGAACACAAAGCTACCTGCAGCTCATCTGAAGAGGATGACTGTATCTCTCTGTCCAAGGCCAGCAGCTTTGCAGATATGATGGGGATCCTGAAGGACTTTCACCGGATGAAACAGAGTCAAGATCT GAACCGGAGTTTACTGAAGGAGGAGGACCCTGCCATCCTTATCTCTGAGGTCCTAAGAAGGAAGTTTGCTCTGAAGGAAGAAGATTTCAGTAGAAAAGGAAACTGA
- the AUNIP gene encoding aurora kinase A and ninein-interacting protein isoform X2, giving the protein MRRSGPEEEEEACGVWLDAAALKRRKVQTHLIKSSTKMLTLLPRERKPPQRTPPAGVRQTSIASFFTLQSGKKNGDQRSVSSYIESQTNRKSKKDATQLDHLIQGLGDDCVAPPLATSTPTDIQEAGLSPQSLQASGHHRLGPPFLTGLSLFQPETNLVCAGESQDSLACFTQDLESSCLLDQKEGQKDSFWKREWLHGSKKRNHQGMERRSKPLGGKSQQPLDKPKLEKVSAKENRQAPVPFQTYRESWSGENTEVVKQRSCPVPVVSWDSEQNDRDSWSQLFTEDSQGQRVIAHNSRVPFQEVTNNRSQDLGQFPNSPWAQCQDRLTQLNLQPDLLFTQDSEVIQLFSFSPRASFREDCCRKLLMQRQKHLR; this is encoded by the exons atgaGGCGCTCAggccccgaggaggaggaggaggcctgcgGCGTGTGGCTGGACGCGGCGGCGCTGAAGAGGCGGAAAGTGCAG ACACATTTAATCAAGTCAAGCACCAAAATGCTAACACTCTTGCCTAGAGAGAGAAAGCCTCCTCAAAGAACTCCACCTGCAGGCGTTCGGCAGACCAGCATTGCTTCCTTCTTCACCTTGCAGTCAG GAAAGAAAAATGGTGATCAGAGGAGTGTTTCGTCATATATAGAAAGTCAGACCAACAGAAAGTCTAAGAAAGATGCAACCCAGCTAGACCATCTGATCCAGGGCTTGGGCGATGATTGTGTGGCACCCCCTTTAGCCACTTCAACCCCTACAGACATCCAGGAAGCTGGACTTTCTCCTCAGTCCCTCCAGGCTTCTGGCCACCACAGACTGGGACCCCCATTCTTGACTGGGCTGTCTTTGTTCCAGCCTGAGACTAACTTAGTCTGTGCTGGAGAGAGTCAAGACTCACTGGCTTGCTTCACCCAGGACTTGGAAAGTTCTTGCTTGCTGGACCAGAAGGAGGGACAGAAGGATTCTTTCTGGAAAAGGGAATGGCTTCATGGATCTAAGAAAAGGAACCATCAGGGTATGGAGAGACGCAGTAAACCACTTGGGGGCAAGAGCCAACAGCCCTTGGACAAGCCTAAATTGGAAAAGGTGTCTGCCAAAGAAAATAGGCAGGCTCCTGTCCCCTTTCAAACTTACAGGGAGTCCTGGAGCGGAGAAAACACAGAAGTAGTGAAACAAAGATCTTGTCCTGTTCCTGTGGTCTCCTGGGACAGTGAACAGAATGACAGGGACTCCTGGAGTCAGCTTTTCACTGAGGATTCTCAGGGCCAGCGGGTCATTGCTCACAACTCCAGAGTTCCTTTCCAAGAGGTAACCAACAATAGGAGTCAGGATTTAGGGCAGTTTCCTAACAGCCCTTGGGCTCAATGCCAGGATAGGCTCACTCAGTTAAACCTGCAGCCTGATTTGCTCTTTACCCAGGACTCTGAAG TAATCCAGCTCTTTTCTTTCAGTCCACGCGCTAGCTTTCGGGAAGACTGTTGCAGAAAACTTCTAatgcagagacagaaacatctgcGGTGA
- the AUNIP gene encoding aurora kinase A and ninein-interacting protein isoform X1 gives MRRSGPEEEEEACGVWLDAAALKRRKVQTHLIKSSTKMLTLLPRERKPPQRTPPAGVRQTSIASFFTLQSGKKNGDQRSVSSYIESQTNRKSKKDATQLDHLIQGLGDDCVAPPLATSTPTDIQEAGLSPQSLQASGHHRLGPPFLTGLSLFQPETNLVCAGESQDSLACFTQDLESSCLLDQKEGQKDSFWKREWLHGSKKRNHQGMERRSKPLGGKSQQPLDKPKLEKVSAKENRQAPVPFQTYRESWSGENTEVVKQRSCPVPVVSWDSEQNDRDSWSQLFTEDSQGQRVIAHNSRVPFQEVTNNRSQDLGQFPNSPWAQCQDRLTQLNLQPDLLFTQDSEGNQVIRHQV, from the exons atgaGGCGCTCAggccccgaggaggaggaggaggcctgcgGCGTGTGGCTGGACGCGGCGGCGCTGAAGAGGCGGAAAGTGCAG ACACATTTAATCAAGTCAAGCACCAAAATGCTAACACTCTTGCCTAGAGAGAGAAAGCCTCCTCAAAGAACTCCACCTGCAGGCGTTCGGCAGACCAGCATTGCTTCCTTCTTCACCTTGCAGTCAG GAAAGAAAAATGGTGATCAGAGGAGTGTTTCGTCATATATAGAAAGTCAGACCAACAGAAAGTCTAAGAAAGATGCAACCCAGCTAGACCATCTGATCCAGGGCTTGGGCGATGATTGTGTGGCACCCCCTTTAGCCACTTCAACCCCTACAGACATCCAGGAAGCTGGACTTTCTCCTCAGTCCCTCCAGGCTTCTGGCCACCACAGACTGGGACCCCCATTCTTGACTGGGCTGTCTTTGTTCCAGCCTGAGACTAACTTAGTCTGTGCTGGAGAGAGTCAAGACTCACTGGCTTGCTTCACCCAGGACTTGGAAAGTTCTTGCTTGCTGGACCAGAAGGAGGGACAGAAGGATTCTTTCTGGAAAAGGGAATGGCTTCATGGATCTAAGAAAAGGAACCATCAGGGTATGGAGAGACGCAGTAAACCACTTGGGGGCAAGAGCCAACAGCCCTTGGACAAGCCTAAATTGGAAAAGGTGTCTGCCAAAGAAAATAGGCAGGCTCCTGTCCCCTTTCAAACTTACAGGGAGTCCTGGAGCGGAGAAAACACAGAAGTAGTGAAACAAAGATCTTGTCCTGTTCCTGTGGTCTCCTGGGACAGTGAACAGAATGACAGGGACTCCTGGAGTCAGCTTTTCACTGAGGATTCTCAGGGCCAGCGGGTCATTGCTCACAACTCCAGAGTTCCTTTCCAAGAGGTAACCAACAATAGGAGTCAGGATTTAGGGCAGTTTCCTAACAGCCCTTGGGCTCAATGCCAGGATAGGCTCACTCAGTTAAACCTGCAGCCTGATTTGCTCTTTACCCAGGACTCTGAAGGTAACCAAGTCATCAGACACCAAGTCTAA
- the PAQR7 gene encoding membrane progestin receptor alpha has protein sequence MATMVAQKLSHLLPSLRQARQEPQHPEPVFTVDRAEVPPLYWKPYIYVGYRPLHQTWRFYFRTLFQQHNEAVNVWTHLLAALVLLLRLAIFVGTVDFWGDPHALPLFIIVLASFTYLFLSALAHLLQAKSEFWHYSFFFLDYVGVAVYQFGSALAHFYYAIEPAWHAQVQAIFLPTAAFLAWLSCTGSCYNKYIQKPGLLGRTCQEVPSALAYALDISPVAHRILVSPNPATDDLALLYHKCQVVFFLLAAAFFSALMPERWFPGSCHLFGQGHQLFHVFLVFCTLAQLEAVALDYEARRPIYEPLHTRWPHNFSGLFLLTVGSSVLTAFLLSQLVRRKLDQKTQ, from the coding sequence ATGGCCACAATGGTGGCCCAGAAGCTTAGCCACCTTCTGCCCAGTTTGCGGCAGGCCCGCCAGGAGCCTCAGCACCCAGAGCCTGTCTTCACGGTGGACCGAGCCGAGGTGCCACCCCTCTACTGGAAGCCGTACATCTACGTGGGCTACCGGCCTCTGCATCAGACCTGGCGCTTCTACTTCCGCACGCTGTTCCAGCAGCACAACGAGGCGGTGAACGTCTGGACCCACCTGCTGGCAgccctggtgctgctgctgcGGCTGGCCATTTTTGTGGGGACCGTGGACTTCTGGGGAGACCCCCACGCGCTGCCCCTCTTCATCATTGTCCTCGCCTCCTTCACCTACCTCTTCCTCAGTGCCTTGGCTCACCTCCTGCAGGCCAAGTCCGAGTTCTGGCATTACAGCTTCTTCTTTCTGGACTACGTGGGTGTGGCTGTGTACCAGTTCGGCAGCGCCCTGGCACACTTCTACTATGCCATTGAGCCTGCCTGGCACGCCCAGGTGCAGGCCATTTTCCTGCCCACGGCCGCCTTCCTCGCCTGGCTTTCCTGCACTGGCTCGTGCTACAACAAGTACATCCAGAAGCCCGGCCTGCTGGGCCGCACGTGCCAGGAAGTGCCCTCAGCGCTGGCTTATGCACTGGACATCAGCCCGGTGGCGCACCGCATCCTGGTGTCCCCCAACCCTGCCACCGATGACCTTGCTCTTCTCTACCACAAGTGCCAGGTCGTCTTCTTCCTGTTGGCTGCTGCTTTCTTCTCGGCCCTCATGCCCGAGCGCTGGTTTCCTGGCAGCTGCCACCTCTTTGGGCAGGGCCACCAGCTCTTCCACGTCTTCTTGGTGTTCTGCACTCTGGCTCAGCTGGAGGCTGTGGCGCTGGACTATGAGGCCCGGCGGCCCATCTATGAGCCACTGCATACCCGCTGGCCCCACAACTTCTCCGGCCTCTTCCTGCTCACCGTGGGCAGCAGTGTCCTCACCGCATTCCTTCTGAGCCAGCTGGTACGGCGCAAACTCGATCAGAAGACCCAGTGA